From the genome of Candidatus Micrarchaeia archaeon:
AAAAAGGCTGCAAACGGGGCACTATCACTCGGAAGCCCGCAGTTCGCAGGTCATTTCCCCATGAGCTTGTTCGCAAGAATCTCTTTTTTATACCTGGCCAAGTCGTTGAAAACAGTGCTCAGCTGCGCCCCGTCTATGATTTTGTTCACCGCCTTCTTCGCGTACTGCATGGTGTCCATGTTTGCGATTATGCTTATGGTCCACCCGTAAACCGAGATTTTGCACTCTGCCGCGGCTTCGATTTCGAGCTTCATCTTCCCCTCTTCCCCAATCACTCTTCCCTTCACCCTTGCAAGATTGTTCTCCCCCTTCACGATTTCCCGCAAATCAATGATTTCAAGCATGTAATTCTCGTTGAGCAGGCGCTCCGCGTC
Proteins encoded in this window:
- a CDS encoding KH domain-containing protein; the protein is KIPPERVGALFGEGGEAKGRLEKLTETKIEVNKEGEVSIEGDSAKAYFLKDVVHAIGRGFSAKDAERLLNENYMLEIIDLREIVKGENNLARVKGRVIGEEGKMKLEIEAAAECKISVYGWTISIIANMDTMQYAKKAVNKIIDGAQLSTVFNDLARYKKEILANKLMGK